The Syngnathus typhle isolate RoL2023-S1 ecotype Sweden linkage group LG16, RoL_Styp_1.0, whole genome shotgun sequence genome includes a region encoding these proteins:
- the mgaa gene encoding MAX dimerization protein MGA a isoform X1, whose amino-acid sequence MASKAQQKVMVFDDGRSASPAFAPDADYLPQHFAQAGRGSNGCYKEATQTGEADAQSGTSCSRRAAAKLSRGDLLPAESTCRGIQVTLDNNNMWNEFFRCKTEMILTKQGSRMFPYCRFRISGLQPSKKYVLMMDVQLVGQNRYTWTGTSWQAAGKAERHVTNLLFAHPESPAAGQLWMQNPVSFYKLKLTSNAADQQGNVLVHPMHRYIPRLHVVQTEKAPEDIKLNASNVATFTFQQTEFMAVTMYHNCQFAQLKVDYNPFAKGLREDGVGSLGPKRKSNQGEAAVSGQQQPLKKSLKSLLANHKARSFTNTTNCVQEVSLGPAPQVVKNTTCNNSRPADQLSGDLGREAHISLTRCSVDSSKGLEQSNAITTAGNATSQDIDKANKQSTESSSEAPPQTKGQGLVVSEPERQSKVQRPLPLPALALFLKKHSTKTKAVKSKLEASSTQVPAEVQSGTSTTSANQNPNTTSHVKPDNQGSTPSGSDKLSLGEEPSQALCSLASPEAKRLRTCPNVLVRSACEPAKAEFAKVEEPLGNHKTLLCSSYPTSSLSPLLNRDTPDMATTPPPSVSKSAHFLAGSPCSAFSFELLSPVSSPEPLPSLPATFNLELDSGSSKAPEASLSSKDCDPSVFKWYTVLPPPEPYVVPSFEVFQPTAQKLSLESSLLPSQSAANEPSPSGVPVQPDPPAVHSLSFQESEQPLPFPAELSPLALPLTLSPTFSSLDGDALSPTPSIADLVQFFSTEEHLAMGVEFPNADSLLPPCPADVSGEANTSAPPEHVLTMASPKQLKSKNKARRRKAAMSDLDLKTDDSAYVTMQPNLEEVEEQLFISFTSKEALKLHIAESDEQEANSRLVPSLPDVGLLRAVEDRSCDETITFYEEALVKDLKMMKHQQIIHPVLQEVGLKMNLLDASLCIDLQYLGVRLPIPPPGASVEPLSQALPPLQGASGSFVSRTGKTTDVTQIKGWREKFSPSQSSETPLPSKAEALLLAVSVSSEQNRKNLSAFCSDMLDQYLESEAKLIDQRVASFSQPPPDSLPVYELPTSSSSYVRTLGSVLKKQSAAPPSFDLITGFIPPSKRAKAPHPQLKTSRKAERKPKSSKPLLTDCRQAPAPHVEESPKPKETLPIVCPAPNMLVSPPAQSPPFERRKRLKRKPAPQQFGADHSSSLQPPLTRGLLRQKDLEDDAAWAGHPRTFVTEERASISLTSLFTLKGFVSENPTAPIQLAPRPDPACLNDFCRLGCICSCLARTARLSHCGRPQCMLGCSCLKQKVVLLKNLDGSDSSPSGCGATKRKKRKRMKMAYILKEADSVSQPAERIRTLWKRDDGDAHSEVTHVPKAVLLSKATQDTGSCARVRRFVGKCGTTQQPFRKPKRRKMKCGKKPVTLHPGGADGVSVTAVLPAEPPNLAEESRASRRLTILTEGRWTCDEDRDHVLKMLCEAMAQDLLKKPFWARTYQISPISQTVEDSGTIHYKVLISKQDGAQKAEEVEPMEAWQREVTEEDFTEDSPQEPDQSDTEEDSAERGWSEWDDRSQMGLALPFFNGVSAAGFLSASKKRAGGTDPIQVNGKKYPLAKIQLGEMGALHPANRLAAYLTGRVAAAKKQTIIPTLPEPQRMSSHRHGLTYPTAKSTAVSTSTAVSMATAASTALVTTTAPTTTSPAVSTGNAVSTGNAVNTETTASIALVAATTAFSVAAISPETAAFSSTAVSTAIAPLTSPVTTAFAVTTATLTSTSTVTATPATAITYYLVPPPPSGPRMPTAHPAVSSSSTVRMILRQVQSPTGVRYYRRPDGKLVQLIPVSQLRGAAPCKTGSTRASGTSSLMAPASGTAGGPVPLSTNAGISGLKSFTVNRISFPLLLDSASLSQKSSTDRNILATSTKNPVTAEAAGPDLVSSEVRSVTAETAPTALLNNPDVAESKVSGAQAPSFSSPEPARDVADLDVVCIVDDEKNVRDRKGRVINLVDSSSDRTDHSSDSTDESTDCEGLRSADSKLAHNVSERLRRHRMSRMFSELRNELQLKGNMSAATTLHEAVQVIKKLRATEKRLRREKMALTRRRERLMASLLPRDGGRDCYKSWRPDSPEDDASGTSSANKTNCNAGIIRPSSSPEPRPTSPLSSVTTDPAVAMAPAASELHLAASLGDGDVVFDSSVQKLPRERAPPDLALVAPPPPSPKAAAVNQPKVAPPATSHSELMARNRPTTVPNILSRCKSLAPSPGVSGDLCGLQAIEPSELLSMVGAALPRQPFLTLTPLLMDCATLLSSSAATVEDPNSSWLLAPATPPQPPAPPAESPPPSFSVATAMPLVSRVVLPSIFDHQTAPRDETPGLNDHTLAPPPLLHMKAGGGQAEHLPPAETPASPGKGVSWRPMPRLVPLGLRGAQPT is encoded by the exons AATCACCTGCCGCCGGTCAGCTCTGGATGCAGAATCCGGTTTCGTTTTACAAACTGAAGCTGACCAGCAACGCGGCCGACCAGCAAGGCAACGTCCTAGTGCACCCGATGCATCGCTACATTCCGCGTTTGCATGTGGTCCAGACGGAGAAAGCTCCTGAAGACATTAAGCTGAATGCCTCAAACGTTGCCACGTTCACATTTCAACAGACTGAGTTCATGGCTGTCACCATGTACCACAACTGCCAATTTGCTCAACTCAAAGTCGATTACAACCCATTTGCTAAGGGACTCAGGGAGGACGGTGTCGGTTCGCTCGGCCCAAAGAGGAAATCCAACCAAGGTGAAGCTGCAGTATCCGGTCAGCAGCAACCGCTCAAGAAAAGCTTGAAGTCTTTGCTTGCAAATCACAAAGCTCGAAGCTTTACGAACACTACAAATTGTGTCCAAGAAGTATCCTTGGGACCTGCACCCCAAGTTGTGAAGAACACTACCTG CAACAACTCACGACCAGCAGATCAATTAAGCGGGGACCTCGGCCGAGAGGCGCACATTTCTTTAACGAGATGCAGCGTGGACTCCTCAAAGGGACTTGAGCAAAGCAACGCTATTACAACTGCAGGAAACGCCACAAGCCAAGACATTGATAAAGCCAATAAGCAGTCGACAGAGTCCTCAAGTGAAGCTCCACCGCAAACAAAGGGCCAAGGACTGGTTGTTTCTGAGCCTGAACGTCAGTCCAAGGTCCAACGGCCTCTTCCTCTGCCGGCCTTGGCCCTGTTCTTGAAAAAGCATTCCACTAAGACCAAGGCCGTCAAGAGCAAGTTGGAAGCTTCCTCGACCCAAGTTCCTGCAGAGGTCCAAAGCGGGACAAGCACCACTTCTGCGAATCAGAATCCAAACACAACATCTCATGTGAAACCTGACAACCAGGGTTCTACCCCAAGCGGATCAGACAAGTTGAGTCTGGGAGAAGAACCTTCACAAGCGCTCTGCAGTCTGGCTTCTCCGGAAGCAAAACGATTAAGAACTTGCCCTAATGTCCTGGTGCGTTCAGCTTGTGAGCCAGCAAAAGCAGAGTTTGCCAAGGTTGAAGAGCCACTTGGAAACCATAAGACTTTGCTTTGTTCATCCTATCCTACCTCCTCTTTGTCTCCACTGTTGAACCGTGATACTCCCGACATGGCAACCACCCCGCCTCCCTCAGTGTCCAAGTCTGCTCATTTTCTTGCTGGCTCACCGTGTTCAGCTTTTAGCTTTGAGCTGTTGTCCCCCGTGAGTTCGCCAGAGCCACTGCCTTCTCTCCCTGCTACCTTTAACTTGGAGCTGGACTCTGGCTCTTCCAAGGCTCCTGAGGCTTCACTGTCAAGCAAAGACTGTGACCCGTCTGTCTTTAAGTGGTATACGGTGTTACCTCCTCCTGAACCCTACGTGGTGCCCTCTTTTGAAGTGTTCCAGCCCACGGCTCAGAAACTTTCACTGGAGTCCTCCTTGTTGCCTTCCCAAAGTGCAGCCAATGAGCCATCCCCGTCTGGTGTCCCGGTCCAGCCCGATCCCCCAGCTGTCCATTCTCTTTCTTTTCAAGAGAGTGAGCAGCCGCTGCCTTTCCCAGCGGAACTGTCTCCCCTTGCACTTCCGCTCACTCTCTCGCCAACGTTTTCCTCCTTGGATGGTGACGCGTTGTCCCCTACGCCTTCTATCGCCGATCTTGTGCAGTTTTTCTCGACAGAAGAGCACCTCGCAATGGGGGTGGAGTTTCCCAACGCGGATTCGCTTCTACCTCCCTGTCCGGCTGATGTCTCGGGAGAAGCCAACACATCGGCTCCTCCTGAGCATGTCCTGACGATGGCGTCCCCCAAACAACTGAAGAGCAAAAACAAGGCTCGGCGGCGAAAAGCCGCCATGTCCGATTTGGACCTGAAGACGGACGACTCCGCCTACGTGACCATGCAGCCTAACCTGGAAGAAGTTGAGGAGCAGCTCTTTATCTCCTTCACGTCCAAG GAGGCTCTCAAACTTCATATCGCAGAGAGTGACGAGCAAGAAGCAAACAGCCGGCTTGTGCCGTCGCTGCCGGACGTTGGCCTGCTGCGAGCAGTGGAAGATCGCTCTTGTG ACGAGACGATCACTTTCTATGAGGAAGCTCTTGTCAAAGACCTCAAGATGATGAAGCACCAGCAGATCATCCACCCAGTGCTCCAAGAGG TTGGACTGAAGATGAACCTGCTGGACGCCAGCCTCTGCATTGACCTGCAGTACTTGGGTGTGCGTCTCCCCATACCACCCCCGGGAGCCAGTGTGGAGCCTCTAAGCCAGGCACTGCCGCCGTTGCAGG GCGCTTCTGGATCGTTTGTGTCCAGGACCGGAAAGACGACAGATGTGACGCAAATTAAAGGTTGGAGGGAAAAGTTCAGTCCCTCGCAATCCTCTGAGACTCCGTTGCCTTCCAAGGCCGAAG CTTTGCTCTTAGCAGTGTCGGTCAGCTCAGAGCAGAACCGCAAGAACTTGTCGGCGTTCTGCAGTGACATGCTGGACCAATACCTGGAGAGCGAGGCCAAGCTGATCGACCAGCGTGTGGCCAGCTTCTCTCAGCCACCACCAGATTCGCTGCCCGTCTACGAGCttcccaccagcagcagcagctatgTGCGCACGCTCGGCAGCGTCCTCAAGAAGCAAAGCGCCGCCCCGCCCAGCTTCGACCTCATCACTGGGTTCATCCCACCCTCCAAGAGAGCCAAAGCCCCCCACCCGCAGCTTAAGACCTCTAGGAAAGCTGAAAGGAAGCCCAAGAGTTCCAAACCCCTTTTGACAGACTGCCGCCAGGCCCCAGCTCCCCACGTGGAGGAGTCTCCAAAACCAAAGGAAACTCTGCCCATAGTCTGCCCTGCGCCAAACATGCTGGTCTCTCCTCCCGCTCAGTCCCCTCCTTttgagaggaggaagaggctTAAACGTAAGCCGGCCCCGCAACAGTTTGGCGCAGACCATTCAAGTTCCCTCCAACCGCCGCTGACCCGAGGCTTGCTCAGGCAGAAGGACCTGGAGGACGACGCTGCCTGGGCGGGGCATCCTCGCACCTTCGTCACGGAAGAGAGGGCCTCCATATCGCTGACGTCGCTTTTCACCTTAAAG GGTTTTGTGAGCGAGAATCCCACCGCCCCCATCCAGCTGGCACCCCGGCCCGATCCAGCGTGCCTCAACGACTTCTGCCGCCTGGGCTGCATCTGCTCCTGCCTGGCCCGCACGGCCCGGCTCAGCCACTGCGGCCGGCCGCAGTGCATGCTGGGCTGTAGCTGCCTCAAGCAGAAGGTGGTTCTGCTCAAGAACCTGGACGGCTCAGACTCCAGCCCATCGGGCTGCGGCGCCACcaaaaggaagaagaggaagaggatgaagatGGCCTACA TACTCAAGGAAGCTGACAGCGTCTCTCAGCCCGCTGAGCGCATCCGGACGCTATGGAAGAGGGACGACGGCGACGCCCACTCAGAGGTGACGCATGTCCCCAAAGCTGTCTTGCTTTCCAAG GCGACACAGGACACCGGCAGCTGTGCCCGAGTTAGAAGATTTGTGGGAAAGTGTGGAACAACGCAGCAG CCATTCAGGAAGCCCAAACGGCGCAAGATGAAATGTGGCAAAAAACCCGTAACTTTGCATCCAG GGGGGGCTGATGGTGTGAGCGTCACGGCCGTCTTGCCAGCTGAGCCGCCAAACCTTGCGGAGGAGTCGAGAGCGTCCAGACGTCTGACCATCCTCACCGAGGGTCGCTGGACGTGTGACGAGGACCGCGACCACGTGCTGAAGATGCTGTGCGAGGCCATGGCCCAGGACCTACTGAAAAAGCCCTTTTGGGCACGCACGTACCAGATCAGCCCCATCAGCCAGACGGTGGAGGACAGCGGCACCATCCACTACAAAGTTCTCATCAGCAAACAAGATGGCGCTCAGAAG GCTGAGGAGGTGGAGCCCATGGAGGCCTGGCAACGTGAGGTCACCGAGGAGGATTTTACAGAGGACTCTCCTCAGGAGCCCGATCAAAGCGACACAGAAGAAGATTCGGCGGAGCGAGGTTGGAGCGAGTGGGATGACAGGAGCCAGATGGGCTTGGCTCTGCCCTTCTTCAACGGCGTCTCAGCCGCCGGCTTCCTGTCGGCCAGCAAGAAGCGAGCGGGTGGCACTGACCCCATCCAG GTGAATGGGAAAAAGTATCCTCTGGCCAAGATCCAATTAGGCGAGATGGGGGCGCTCCACCCTGCCAACCGTCTGGCGGCGTATCTGACCGGCCGTGTGGCGGCCGCCAAGAAGCAGACCATTATTCCAACCTTACCCGAACCCCAGCGGATGTCTTCTCACCGCCATGGGCTGACGTACCCAACCGCCAAGTCAACCGCTGTCTCCACGTCAACCgctgtctccatggcaaccgctGCGTCCACGGCACTCGTTACTACTACAGCCCCGACCACCACGTCACCCGCCGTCTCCACGGGTAATGCCGTCTCCACGGGTAATGCCGTCAACACGGAAACCACCGCGTCCATCGCACTTGTCGCTGCCACAACTGCCTTCAGTGTAGCTGCCATCTCCCCGGAAACTGCCGCTTTTTCGTCAACTGCCGTCTCTACGGCAATCGCCCCCCTCACATCACCGGTTACTACCGCATTTGCCGTCACCACAGCAACCTTGACCTCAACATCAACCGTCACCGCTACGCCTGCTACCGCTATCACTTACTACTTGGTGCCACCTCCACCATCAG GTCCCCGCATGCCGACGGCCCACCCGGCCGTGTCCTCCTCCTCAACAGTCCGGATGATTCTGCGGCAGGTGCAGAGTCCGACGGGCGTTCGCTACTACCGCAGACCGGATGGCAAACTGGTTCAGCTGATCCCAGTCAGCCAGCTGAGAGGGGCCGCCCCCTGCAAGACAG GTTCCACCCGCGCCTCTGGAACTTCTTCTCTCATGGCTCCTGCGAGCGGCACGGCTGGTGGCCCAGTGCCGCTGAGCACAAACGCCGGCATCTCGGGCCTCAAGTCGTTCACGGTCAACCGCATCTCCTTCCCGCTCCTCCTCGATTCCGCGTCCTTGAGTCAGAAGAGCAGCACCGACAGAAACATTCTCGCCACCTCCACAAAGAATCCTGTTACCGCCGAGGCGGCCGGCCCTGACCTCGTCAGTTCGGAAGTCCGCAGCGTGACAGCCGAGACAGCACCCACGGCCCTCCTGAATAACCCGGATGTGGCAGAGTCAAAAGTTTCAGGCGCACAGGCTCCTTCATTCAGCTCGCCGGAGCCAGCCAGGGATGTGGCGGACCTGGACGTGGTCTGCATTGTGGATGACGAGAAAAACGTCCGAGATCGCAAGGGCCGTGTTATCAACCTGGTGGACTCGTCCAGCGACCGGACGGATCACTCATCTGACTCCACGGATGAGTCGACCGACTGCGAAGGACTCCGCTCTGCTGACAGC AAACTTGCCCACAACGTTTCGGAGCGGCTGCGGCGGCACAGGATGTCGCGCATGTTCAGCGAGTTAAGGAATGAACTCCAGCTAAAGGGCAACATGTCCGCCGCCACCACCTTGCATGAG GCCGTTCAGGTGATTAAGAAGCTCCGGGCTACCGAAAAGCGTCTGAGACGGGAGAAGATGGCGCTGACCCGACGGAGGGAGCGCTTGATGGCCAGCCTCCTTCCGC GTGACGGCGGCCGTGACTGCTACAAGTCGTGGAGGCCAGACAGCCCGGAAGACGACGCCAGCGGGACCAGTTCTGCCAACAAAACAAACTG CAATGCCGGCATCATTCGGCCCTCGTCTTCCCCCGAGCCCCGTCCCACGTCCCCGCTCTCGTCTGTGACGACCGACCCCGCCGTTGCTATGGCACCCGCTGCCTCCGAGCTCCACTTAGCAGCCTCTTTGGGTGACGGGGACGTCGTATTTGATTCATCCGTTCAGAAGCTTCCACGGGAACGAGCACCACCCGACCTCGCCTTAGTCGCCCCACCCCCTCCTTCGCCTAAAGCCGCAGCTGTCAATCAGCCAAAGGTGGCCCCACCCGCCACCTCCCACTCGGAGCTGATGGCGAGGAATCGACCCACGACGGTGCCAAACATCTTGTCTCGGTGCAAGAGCCTCGCCCCCTCGCCCGGTGTGAGTG GCGACCTCTGCGGCTTGCAGGCCATCGAGCCCTCTGAGCTTTTATCCATGGTGGGGGCCGCGTTGCCAAGGCAACCCTTCCTGACTCTGACCCCACTGCTGATGGATTGCGCCACGCTGCTGTCTTCTTCAGCAGCAACAG TTGAGGACCCGAACAGCTCGTGGCTGCTGGCTCCTGCAACACCACCACAACCACCGGCACCACCAGCTGAGTCGCCGCCCCCCTCATTCTCCGTTGCGACGGCAATGCCACTGGTCAGCCGGGTGGTATTGCCGTCAATCTTTGACCACCAAACTGCCCCCAGGGACGAGACTCCGGGGCTGAATGACCACACACTGGCCCCTCCCCCACTGCTGCACATGAAGGCGGGGGGTGGGCAGGCGGAGCACCTGCCCCCTGCTGAGACTCCGGCGTCCCCGGGCAAGGGTGTGTCTTGGAGGCCCATGCCCAGGTTGGTCCCGCTGGGGCTGCGGGGGGCGCAGCCTACATGA